A genomic segment from Xiphophorus maculatus strain JP 163 A chromosome 6, X_maculatus-5.0-male, whole genome shotgun sequence encodes:
- the ptf1a gene encoding pancreas transcription factor 1 subunit alpha has translation MDAVLDPFSALDSLSSPPYFDDDDFFTDQSSRDGHLDTEDFLDEDVDFLSSHLQDYYSKDGCGRAAPHDGDYDLGSLSFSSSSSTFSCTPDLSPQTGRHVGPLLKRRRRLRSEMEMQQLRQAANVRERRRMQSINDAFEGLRSHIPTLPYEKRLSKVDTLRLAIGYINFLAELVQSDLPIRNSNSETHAQPKKVIICHRGTRSPSPSDPDYGLPPLAGHSLSWFDEKQLREQNIIRTAKVWTPEDPRKQHHTALTDIENEPPFGLVA, from the exons ATGGACGCTGTTCTGGACCCCTTCTCTGCGCTCGACTCTCTCTCCTCCCCTCCTTATTTCGACGATGACGATTTCTTCACGGACCAGTCCTCCAGGGACGGCCACCTGGACACCGAGGACTTTCTAGATGAAGATGTGGACTTCCTCAGCTCTCACCTCCAGGACTATTACAGCAAAGACGGCTGCGGCAGAGCGGCGCCCCACGATGGGGACTATGACCTCGGCAGCCTGTcattctcttcctcctcctccacgtTTTCTTGCACCCCCGACCTGTCCCCGCAGACCGGCCGCCACGTCGGGCCGCTGCTGAAGCGCCGCAGGCGGCTGCGCTCGGAGATGGAGATGCAGCAGCTGCGGCAGGCGGCGAACGTCCGGGAGCGCAGAAGGATGCAGTCCATCAACGACGCCTTCGAAGGGTTGCGCTCCCACATCCCCACCCTGCCCTACGAGAAGCGGCTCTCCAAGGTGGACACGCTGCGCCTGGCCATCGGCTACATCAACTTCCTAGCTGAGCTCGTGCAGTCTGATCTGCCAATCAGAAACTCGAATAGTGAGACACACGCACAGCCAAAGAAGGTCATCATCTGCCATAGAGGAACAA gGTCTCCTTCTCCCAGTGACCCAGACTACGGCCTGCCCCCGCTGGCCGGCCACTCGCTGTCCTGGTTCGATGAGAAGCAGCTCCGGGAGCAGAACATCATCCGTACCGCCAAGGTGTGGACCCCGGAGGACCCCCGGAAACAACACCATACGGCCCTGACGGACATTGAAAACGAGCCTCCTTTCGGCCTGGTGGCCTGA